The following are encoded in a window of Bacillus sp. SORGH_AS_0510 genomic DNA:
- a CDS encoding GNAT family N-acetyltransferase — MLHLKSITKDNWWEAISLRVREDQVKLVASNAVSLAQLNFLENFHAKGIYLGEEMIGFTLYGIDEDDHEYWIYRMMIDQKHQGKGYAVKAIKLVLEDIKSMKEDRHQTVTLSYVPTNEHAKRVYEKAGFNEVDGLIIGDEQVSRFMY; from the coding sequence ATGCTGCATTTAAAATCAATTACAAAAGACAATTGGTGGGAGGCAATTTCACTCCGTGTACGCGAAGATCAGGTAAAGCTTGTAGCATCCAATGCTGTATCACTTGCGCAGTTAAACTTTCTTGAGAATTTCCATGCAAAAGGAATCTATCTTGGCGAGGAAATGATTGGCTTCACACTCTATGGAATTGACGAAGACGACCATGAGTACTGGATCTATCGCATGATGATTGATCAAAAGCATCAAGGAAAAGGCTATGCAGTAAAAGCGATTAAACTCGTGCTTGAAGATATTAAGAGTATGAAAGAAGATCGCCATCAAACGGTCACATTGTCTTATGTTCCGACGAATGAACACGCCAAACGCGTTTATGAAAAAGCTGGTTTCAACGAAGTTGATGGGTTAATTATTGGGGATGAACAGGTATCAAGGTTTATGTATTAA
- a CDS encoding efflux RND transporter permease subunit produces the protein MTWFTKWALRNRAAVVFSVIASIMFGIFSYTNIPMELMPSADQPFVTISVVGNGMDAISMDEQVTQPIEKALTGIKGKRNVVAETGNNFSQMTVTFESDTNLKEAKQQIQESISMVPLPNGVMKPYVVLLNTSQIPVVYLGFTFDKEIGNNELNLIDNEILPKLKDIKGVGNVMTYGGKNQQVMIKVDPAKLAAAQISLEKLYTLLQGKNASVAVGEQNLNNEATSIIVTGKIESLDDIQNLQLNAGTKLKDVANVTMEKDTTSITHMNGKPFIEVIVQKDSTSNAVTMGKQVADTAKEMNKDYKGTLNATIFINLADTVLNSINSMTREVLTGALFATLIIWLFLKSFRMTLITIVSIPLSLCITMILLSFFGVTLNILTLGGIAVSVGRLVDDSIVVVENIYRRKKGNELTPTFIVDAVKEVAAAITSSTLTTVAVFLPMLLASGSLKDLIAPFAITITCSLISSLIVSLTVVPLLSRRMMKKVKVKEHKNGSFYPSVLRWSLNHKWLPIVLSVVVVIGAIGLFVSMPKGSVDQKDSAYLSVLLRYKNGTPFEEIKNGLTKMEDLLSKEEGVKNNIVQVGNNADAAQFGELQDGNQVQFMVFLKEGADSAKIVQNLRKEKDQFQGAELTANTAGLMGENKTTVSVDVIGKNEADIKKAADKIKKKFANIDGVQKVETNDENKKPTVNITVDPTVSNAQEIAQTLHGMLEPAVIGSVKIEGRTTMIKLGALEEIKTADDLKNLQIMTQNGPVALSSIAKIEESPQPGTIYSKDGDHYLQLNAVVNPKKMVDVAGEINKQLAAWKKDNTFGNGTSAEITGSSMQSSDDLQELAKLAMFSIGIVFMILLVTLKSFRASFAILLSLPLAAIGSLLGLVVTKSSIDISSGIGMLMLVGIVVTNAIVLVDRIRHNEEHMTIREAIMEAGSVRLRPILMTALATVFAMVPLLFAHESAMSMNLVSKGLAVVVIFGLIVSTLLTLIVIPTFYELFHFRKVKKQRLSKSNISADLT, from the coding sequence ATGACATGGTTCACTAAATGGGCTTTGCGGAATAGAGCGGCTGTTGTTTTTTCCGTTATTGCCTCTATTATGTTTGGGATATTCAGCTATACCAATATCCCGATGGAGCTCATGCCGTCAGCAGACCAGCCGTTTGTTACCATTTCAGTAGTAGGTAACGGGATGGACGCCATCAGTATGGACGAACAGGTCACTCAGCCTATTGAAAAGGCACTAACCGGCATCAAGGGGAAACGAAATGTAGTTGCAGAAACAGGTAATAACTTTTCCCAGATGACGGTGACGTTTGAATCCGACACGAATCTGAAGGAAGCCAAGCAGCAAATCCAGGAAAGCATCTCAATGGTCCCTCTGCCAAATGGGGTCATGAAACCGTATGTGGTGCTGCTGAATACATCTCAGATCCCGGTCGTCTACTTAGGATTTACCTTTGATAAGGAAATCGGCAACAATGAATTAAATCTGATAGATAACGAGATCCTTCCAAAGCTAAAAGACATCAAGGGTGTTGGAAATGTCATGACCTACGGAGGAAAAAACCAGCAGGTCATGATTAAGGTGGACCCGGCAAAACTTGCCGCAGCACAAATCTCTCTTGAAAAACTCTATACCCTCCTTCAAGGAAAAAATGCATCCGTCGCTGTTGGGGAGCAAAACTTGAATAACGAGGCAACAAGCATCATCGTGACAGGAAAAATAGAGAGCCTGGATGATATCCAAAACCTTCAGTTGAACGCTGGCACAAAATTGAAAGATGTGGCCAACGTAACAATGGAGAAAGATACAACGAGCATCACACATATGAACGGAAAGCCGTTCATTGAAGTCATTGTACAAAAAGATTCCACTAGTAACGCAGTAACGATGGGGAAGCAGGTTGCAGATACCGCAAAGGAAATGAACAAAGATTATAAAGGAACGCTGAACGCTACAATATTCATTAATTTAGCGGATACCGTCCTTAATTCGATTAATTCCATGACAAGAGAAGTACTGACTGGAGCATTATTTGCGACCTTGATTATCTGGTTGTTCCTGAAGAGCTTCCGTATGACCCTTATTACCATTGTCAGTATCCCGCTTTCCCTATGCATTACCATGATTTTGCTATCATTCTTTGGAGTCACGCTCAACATTCTGACCTTAGGCGGAATCGCGGTATCGGTCGGACGTCTCGTGGATGATAGTATCGTGGTGGTAGAGAATATTTACCGGAGAAAGAAAGGGAACGAGCTTACACCGACCTTTATTGTGGATGCGGTAAAAGAAGTAGCAGCGGCGATTACATCATCGACGCTTACTACGGTAGCGGTATTCCTTCCAATGTTACTTGCTTCTGGTAGTTTAAAAGACTTAATCGCACCATTTGCTATTACAATCACATGTTCATTGATTTCCTCCTTGATCGTTTCACTAACCGTCGTTCCGCTGCTCAGCCGACGAATGATGAAAAAAGTGAAGGTCAAGGAACACAAAAATGGTTCATTTTATCCATCCGTTCTTCGCTGGTCACTCAATCATAAGTGGCTTCCAATTGTCTTATCCGTTGTGGTTGTCATTGGAGCAATAGGACTATTTGTATCCATGCCAAAAGGTTCGGTGGACCAAAAGGACAGTGCCTATCTTTCCGTTCTATTACGTTATAAAAATGGAACCCCATTTGAGGAAATCAAAAACGGATTAACCAAAATGGAAGATCTTCTTTCAAAAGAAGAAGGTGTCAAAAACAACATTGTCCAAGTCGGAAACAATGCCGACGCTGCTCAGTTTGGTGAACTTCAGGATGGGAACCAAGTCCAGTTCATGGTCTTTTTGAAAGAAGGGGCGGATTCCGCTAAAATCGTTCAGAACCTAAGGAAAGAAAAAGACCAATTCCAAGGGGCGGAGTTAACAGCAAATACAGCTGGACTCATGGGTGAGAATAAAACCACCGTATCTGTAGATGTCATTGGAAAAAATGAAGCTGATATTAAAAAAGCAGCAGATAAAATTAAGAAAAAATTCGCCAACATCGATGGCGTTCAAAAAGTAGAAACGAATGATGAAAATAAGAAACCGACTGTAAATATTACAGTGGATCCGACTGTCTCAAACGCACAGGAAATCGCCCAAACTCTTCATGGTATGTTAGAACCGGCAGTGATTGGAAGTGTAAAAATCGAGGGTCGAACCACTATGATCAAACTTGGGGCACTAGAAGAAATTAAAACAGCTGACGATTTGAAAAATCTTCAAATCATGACACAGAATGGGCCAGTAGCATTGTCCAGCATCGCTAAGATTGAGGAATCGCCCCAGCCTGGTACCATTTATTCAAAAGATGGAGATCATTATCTTCAGTTAAATGCTGTTGTCAATCCAAAGAAAATGGTGGATGTCGCAGGAGAAATCAATAAGCAACTAGCCGCTTGGAAAAAAGACAACACATTCGGCAATGGAACAAGCGCTGAAATAACCGGTTCTTCTATGCAGTCTTCGGATGATTTACAAGAACTTGCGAAGCTTGCGATGTTCTCGATTGGTATTGTGTTTATGATCCTACTTGTCACATTAAAATCATTCCGTGCAAGCTTTGCGATTTTATTATCCCTACCGCTTGCGGCCATCGGATCTCTTTTAGGATTAGTGGTCACAAAATCAAGCATTGATATTTCATCAGGAATCGGTATGCTGATGCTCGTGGGAATCGTCGTGACCAATGCAATCGTTCTTGTTGACCGTATCCGTCATAACGAAGAACACATGACCATCAGAGAAGCAATTATGGAGGCAGGAAGTGTGAGATTGCGTCCAATCTTGATGACGGCACTTGCCACAGTGTTTGCCATGGTTCCATTATTATTTGCGCACGAATCAGCCATGAGCATGAATCTGGTCTCCAAAGGACTTGCTGTCGTAGTTATTTTTGGACTGATTGTATCAACATTACTGACGCTGATTGTCATTCCAACCTTCTACGAACTGTTCCATTTCCGTAAGGTAAAAAAACAGAGATTAAGTAAGAGTAATATTTCAGCAGATTTGACATAA
- a CDS encoding MFS transporter translates to MQDTVLSKKHWFLIFTLTLLTFVLGTSEFVIVGILTDISSNLHITNAKAGTLVSAFAITFAIATPIVMSATSHFPKRKWILSLIGAFIILNALSIISTSYLMLLVIRMVTAIVTGVLISLAMIVASETIPVAKRSIAISFVFGGFTLANVVGVPIGTVLAEWYDWHATFVLTTVLGGVAFVASFINLPNKLSQYRSSMRDQFSLLTHPRILMAFFIPSLGFGGTYAVFTYLVPILKQMDAPSSSISLILFGYGFISIFSNILAGKIASHNPIGRLRFVFLVQAFVLIALYWTTDSFIFGLINIGFMSLMAILLTTSTQLYLIDLAGIYQPKATGLAASLMPVASNVGIALGSALGGLVYHQGPLMNVTWVGGIVAIFASLLTFLSHRLDQQHKKLA, encoded by the coding sequence ATGCAAGACACGGTATTATCTAAGAAACATTGGTTTCTTATTTTTACACTAACGTTATTAACATTTGTTCTTGGGACAAGCGAGTTTGTGATTGTCGGAATCTTAACGGATATATCATCCAATCTTCATATCACCAATGCAAAGGCCGGTACACTCGTTTCCGCATTTGCGATAACATTTGCTATTGCCACACCGATTGTAATGTCAGCCACTAGCCATTTTCCAAAACGGAAATGGATATTGTCTTTAATCGGGGCGTTTATTATCCTAAATGCTCTGAGCATAATATCAACGAGCTACCTTATGCTCCTTGTAATTCGAATGGTGACAGCAATTGTAACAGGAGTATTAATTTCACTGGCTATGATTGTTGCAAGTGAAACAATACCTGTTGCCAAACGCAGCATTGCCATCTCCTTCGTTTTCGGTGGATTTACGCTTGCCAACGTTGTTGGTGTGCCGATTGGAACGGTACTTGCGGAATGGTATGACTGGCATGCCACTTTTGTATTAACAACAGTTCTTGGTGGAGTAGCCTTTGTGGCTTCTTTTATCAACTTACCAAATAAGCTTAGCCAATATCGCAGTTCGATGCGTGATCAATTTTCATTATTGACCCATCCACGAATTTTAATGGCTTTCTTTATCCCCTCTCTTGGGTTTGGAGGAACGTACGCAGTATTTACGTATCTCGTACCGATTCTAAAGCAAATGGATGCACCAAGCAGTTCCATCAGCTTGATCTTGTTCGGTTACGGATTTATTTCGATTTTTAGCAATATCCTTGCAGGAAAAATTGCCAGTCATAATCCGATCGGCCGACTGCGGTTTGTTTTTCTAGTACAAGCATTTGTTTTGATTGCTCTCTATTGGACAACAGATAGCTTTATCTTTGGATTGATCAACATCGGCTTCATGTCATTGATGGCCATCCTTTTAACCACATCAACCCAGCTTTATTTGATTGACCTTGCGGGAATTTATCAGCCAAAAGCGACAGGACTTGCTGCTTCCTTGATGCCAGTGGCCAGCAATGTTGGGATTGCCTTGGGGTCAGCCTTAGGAGGATTGGTTTACCATCAAGGACCATTGATGAATGTAACATGGGTTGGTGGGATCGTGGCGATTTTCGCCAGTCTTCTCACTTTCTTAAGTCATCGGTTAGATCAGCAACATAAGAAACTAGCATAA
- a CDS encoding ABC transporter permease: MKSTTSMNPITERRLKNHTSFRQSVRNSLTMAYRGVLKIRRTPEQLFDVTLQPIIFTLMFTYIFGGAISGDVKNYLPVIIPGILVQTVITTSIVTGVQLREDMDKGVFDRFKSLPIARISPLAGALMADTIRYTIATVLTFTMGYIMGYRPDGGLGNVAIAAVLVIVCSWAMSWIFAFFGVIARTASSVQGISMLVLFPLTFLSNAFVPVNTMPDWLQWVVKVNPLSHLITAVRELVNNGNVGWDFSISLIGAAIIVGIFAPITVRAYMRRT, from the coding sequence ATGAAAAGTACTACATCAATGAATCCCATTACCGAACGCCGGCTGAAAAACCATACGAGTTTTCGGCAGTCGGTGAGAAATTCTTTGACTATGGCTTATCGAGGTGTGCTAAAGATTCGACGAACACCTGAGCAATTATTCGATGTTACGCTCCAGCCGATTATCTTTACTCTTATGTTTACTTATATCTTCGGTGGTGCCATTTCGGGAGACGTCAAGAACTATTTGCCAGTCATTATACCGGGTATCCTTGTTCAAACGGTGATTACGACTTCCATTGTCACAGGAGTCCAGTTACGTGAGGATATGGATAAGGGTGTATTCGACCGATTCAAATCGCTTCCAATCGCAAGGATTTCTCCTTTGGCGGGAGCACTTATGGCTGATACGATACGGTATACGATTGCGACCGTTCTTACGTTTACTATGGGGTACATCATGGGCTACCGGCCAGACGGAGGACTCGGTAATGTGGCCATTGCAGCAGTTCTTGTCATCGTCTGTTCGTGGGCAATGAGCTGGATCTTTGCATTTTTCGGTGTGATTGCACGTACAGCTTCAAGTGTTCAGGGGATATCGATGCTTGTGCTATTTCCGCTCACGTTTCTTTCCAATGCCTTTGTTCCGGTCAATACTATGCCTGACTGGCTCCAGTGGGTTGTAAAGGTTAACCCGCTTTCACATCTAATCACTGCCGTCCGTGAACTGGTTAACAATGGAAACGTTGGGTGGGATTTTTCTATTTCTCTTATTGGAGCTGCCATAATAGTGGGGATTTTTGCACCAATTACGGTACGTGCCTATATGCGAAGGACTTAA
- a CDS encoding ATP-binding cassette domain-containing protein, producing the protein MEQIQRISPNNGDWAVEANGLIKNFGENCAVDGVNLNVRAGTIYGLLGPNGAGKTTTIRMLATLLRPDAGSACIFGHDVVKESQIVRQLIGVTGQYASVDESLSATENLVIFSRLLGLGRAESKRKAAELLEEFGLTEAARRPLKNFSGGMRRRLDLAASLIAQPPLIFLDEPTTGLDPRTRNQMWETIRRLVNTGSTVLLTTQYLQEADELADRIAVIDRGIVVAEGTVDELKGSVGSSSLHLRLLHPLDIETARHTVEQVLKAKSNVSSEGGKIIAPLADADKVTDLLITLRERGIHLAELSVQKPTLDEVFLTITGHGAKEMASGTSTPDKLEEVRG; encoded by the coding sequence TTTTGGTGAAAATTGCGCAGTGGATGGAGTAAATTTGAACGTCCGCGCTGGTACTATTTACGGCTTGCTAGGACCGAATGGGGCAGGCAAGACTACCACCATTAGAATGTTGGCTACCTTACTGCGACCAGATGCAGGTTCTGCCTGCATCTTTGGGCATGATGTGGTGAAGGAATCACAGATCGTGCGCCAGTTGATTGGTGTCACTGGTCAGTATGCTTCAGTTGATGAATCACTAAGCGCGACCGAGAATCTAGTCATTTTCTCCAGGCTCCTTGGGTTGGGGCGTGCCGAATCAAAAAGAAAGGCAGCAGAGTTATTGGAGGAGTTTGGGTTGACAGAAGCAGCACGGCGCCCGTTGAAAAATTTTTCAGGCGGTATGCGGCGCAGACTTGATCTAGCAGCAAGTCTTATTGCCCAGCCACCGCTCATTTTTTTAGATGAGCCAACCACAGGGCTTGACCCTCGCACGCGAAATCAAATGTGGGAGACCATCCGCAGATTAGTGAATACTGGGTCAACGGTATTATTAACAACGCAATACTTACAGGAAGCAGATGAGCTTGCTGATAGGATTGCGGTCATCGATCGAGGGATTGTCGTTGCGGAAGGTACTGTTGATGAACTAAAAGGATCTGTGGGCAGCTCATCTTTGCACTTGAGGCTCCTACATCCACTCGATATTGAAACTGCTCGTCATACTGTTGAACAAGTACTAAAGGCGAAGTCTAATGTGTCTTCTGAAGGCGGGAAAATTATTGCCCCGCTGGCAGATGCCGATAAGGTTACTGATTTATTAATTACTCTTCGCGAAAGAGGAATCCATCTGGCAGAGTTGAGTGTACAAAAACCGACCCTTGATGAGGTTTTCTTGACGATCACAGGTCATGGAGCGAAGGAAATGGCATCTGGCACTAGCACACCTGATAAATTAGAGGAGGTTAGAGGATGA